From Besnoitia besnoiti strain Bb-Ger1 chromosome Unknown contig00038, whole genome shotgun sequence:
tgagctacaatatagtatgtatcatgtagggcaatatccataccagcgttacccataactacacctgtagtaccacctagagtaaacaataggataaaactaagagcagcccatagatctacagttcttgtagttgtatggctagccatataggtacctaaccagttgaaaatcttagtaccggtaggaattgcaatcataatagtcatagcagagaaataagctctggtatctacctctagaccgactgtcatcatatgatgtgcccatactaaggaacctagaatagaaatacaacccatagctaagatcatagattgtccaccgaagacagatctagcagcatacatagataatgtctgcgagactacaccaaaagcaggtaaaattagaatgtatacctctggatgtccgaagaaccagaatagatgttgataaagtacactatcaccagaatacatagaatcataaaattcagtgtttacgtgtagatcaagaaggatcataactaatccaccagtaagaataggtagagtgaagactaacataagggcagtaaatatgatagcccagatatatagaatatagttcttagcaccagcattagaacccatgaagacgcaagtaccaaggaagttaatagaacttaaaatactactaattcctagtactgcaagacctccgataatccaatcagttgcctctggatttaacaccatcaagctagtacttagtggaggatacattgtccaaccaagaccactaccaaactcggaacaaatactttgagttaacaacacagaacctaatggtactagaaaataggagatcgcgttagttcttgggaaaacgacttccgaaccaccaatatatattgtacaaagaagttaccatatcctccgtacaaagcaggcattaagaacataaagatcatagctaggccatgtatcgttattatcacattataagtagctatcgtctctgtacaaatgatccgcgatccagaactgtataactcaaatcgaataaacaaagacattatagttcctagaatactgaagatgactccggttatgagatacagacaaccaagttctttatgattgcagtacaccaccaccccactggactgcttaagacagctaaaagtgttggatttcaatatcctactacattaagattattccacatcggttatgttctaggcgtaatatatggattcttgttctcactcatcttaacagcgagagaaaactactactcagatgctagtctaatcagtagcatcgtacttggagttatcatctctgagacaggattatttatcagctttttctggggagtatatactacgagttggactactggtttagatcttgaaggtctttgtttaccggatccaagttctcttgtgcttttcatgaccatcatgttaagtgcattaagtatagtggtatccagcgtatatttgaaaaaccaacatttgtatacaagctgtacgaatatcatgacattcactttggtagtcgccttcttaatgttagtctgtacggaatacttaggactatctctttatattaatgataatgcatttggtaatggacttttcatcttaactggtatacattttagccatgttattgttggagctatccttgtattcttcactcaaagtatctatagttctttagttacttacatgcctacaagctctataatgctaagcaaatctaaaggtatgttatgcaagatctttacagaaccattcactattttatatctacactttgtagaaaccatgtggatattaatccacattacattctatctctaaatcatataacggtcgtaaggtacgccggggataacaggtcagataatattgggagttctaatcctcggattgtatcagcacctccatgtcggctcattactcccttgttattgaacaagattcagttaggaacgctagttcaccgtcagatgtaatacgtgagctgggttaagaacgtctggagacagtttgttccctatctaccatattatctaattggtttaattttcttacaaacggcttttggtttgattgaattatcgcacccagataactccataccagtgaaccggtttgtaactccgcttcatatcgtacctgaatggtactttttagcatattatgcggtgttaaaagtaatcccatccaaaaccggtggtttgttagtatttatgtcctctctcattaacttagctcttttatctgaaattcgagctttgaatactcgaatgttgatacgacaacattttatgactcgaaatgtagtcagtggatgggtaattatttgggtatacagtatgatcttcttgattattattggtagtgctattccacaagcgacttatatcttatatggtagattagctactatcgtatatcttactaccggattggttctatgcttatactaaatcaatagttataatgactacagcttccaagcaaacatgattaccgtgatattgaaatccaacacttttagctgttcttaagcagtccagtggggtggtggtgtactgcaatcataaagaacttggttgtctgtatctcataaccggagtcatcttcagtattctaggaactataatgtctttgtttattcgatttgagttatacagttctggatcgcggatcatttgtacagagacgatagctacttataatgtgataataacgatacatggcctagctatgatctttatgttcttaatgcctgctttgtacggaggatatggtaacttctttgtaccaatatatattggtggttcggaagtcgttttcccaagaactaacgcgatctcctattttctagtaccattaggttctgtgttgttaactcaaagtatttgttccgagtttggtagtggtcttggttggacaatgtatcctccactaagtactagcttgatggtgttaaatccagaggcaactgattggattatcggaggtctttgcagtactaggaattagtagtattttaagttctattaacttccttggtacttgcgtcttcatggttctaatgctggtgctaagaactaatattctatatatctgggctatcatatttactgcccttatgttagtcttcactctacctattcttactggtggattagttatgatccttcttgatctacacgtaaacactgaa
This genomic window contains:
- a CDS encoding uncharacterized protein (encoded by transcript BESB_051220); its protein translation is MNTEDDSGYEIQTTKFFMIAVHHHPTGLLKTAKSVGFQYPTTLRLFHIGYVLGVIYGFLFSLILTARENYYSDASLISSIVLGVIISETGLFISFFWGVYTTSWTTGLDLEGLCLPDPSSLVLFMTIMLSALSIVVSSVYLKNQHLYTSCTNIMTFTLFVPYLPYYLIGLIFLQTAFGLIELSHPDNSIPVNRFVTPLHIVPEWYFLAYYAVLKVIPSKTGGLLVFMSSLINLALLSEIRALNTRMLIRQHFMTRNVVSGWVIIWVYSMIFLIIIGSAIPQATYILYGRLATIVYLTTGLVLCLY